Genomic window (Candidatus Leptovillus gracilis):
AGCGGGCACAACTGATTTTTCGCAAGCTATCTCTATGAGCGCCAGGCATGGTAGCGGAGGTCTACGTCGATGAAGGACATACGACACATTGGCCGTCATTTCATCAGCGACGGGGAGTTCAACCGGATGCTGCTGGATATGCTGGATTGGGCCAGCGCCTACATTGAGGGCAAAGAGGAAGTCAATCCGCTGGTGCTGGCGATTCACGCCCTGCCTGACGGCAGCCACGAGCTGAACGTCCTGATCCCCCCGGAGTTTGGTGGCGAGCGGGCCAGGGAAATCATGATCGCCATCGGCGCAAAAGCAGCCGAAAGCGACGATCCGCTCGCTGCCGCCTTTCTGGTCACCGAAGCCTGGATGACGCTGCGGCCGGCGGCCGATGCCCCGCCCGGACTCCCTCCCTCCGAGGACCCGGATAGGATTGAAGCGCTGGTCATTTCTGGCAGCACCATAGACCAACGCCAGAATCAGGTTGTCGTGCGAATCGAGCGTTGTGATGGGCTAATGCAAGTAGGCGAGGTGCTGTCTGTCCCGTTTATCAACGACGGGGCGGACCAGTTACAAAACCGGCTGTTAATGCAATTCTGGCGCTCTTACGCGGAAGAAACGATGGCGCGCAAAAGAGACGGCCGTTAACAACGCCTCTCGACAACCAGGTCCATAAGCCGGGAATGGGAATCGGCCATCAGCCTGTTGGCGATTCCGGTCCCGCCATCTCTTATCCGGAGTCATTTTGCATCATGTTACCACCCAAAAGCAGCTACCCCTTCGCCCCAGACCTACCTATCTGCCGCCTGCTCAACGGCCTCTGGCAGGTCTCCGGCGGCCACGGCCACATTGGCCCCGCCGACGCCATCACCGACATGCTCCACTACCACGATGCCGGGTTCACCACCTGGGACCTGGCCGACCACTATGGCCCGGCCGAGGAGTTCATCGGCGCGTTCCGGCGGCAGTTAGCCGCCCGTTCCGGCCCGCAGGCGCTGGAGCATGTACAAGCCTTTACCAAATGGGTTCCGTCGCCCGGTCCCATGACCCGCCAGATTGTCGAACGGGCGGTGGACGTGTCGCGGCGGCGCATGGACACGGAGACTTTGGACTTGCTGCAATTCCACTGGTGGGATTACCGTGACCCGCGCTACCTGGAGGCTCTGGAGCATCTGGCCGCCCTGCGGACAACCGGCAAGCTGCGTCACCTGGGCCTGACCAACTTCGACACCCGGCGGCTGGAAATCATGAAACGACAAGGGCTGCCCATCGTCGCCAACCAGGTGCAATACTCACTGCTGGACCGTCGGCCGGCGGTGGCAATGGTCCCCTTCTGCCAGGAACAGGGCATCGTCCTGTTCACCTACGGTACTTTGTTGGGCGGGCTACTGTCGGAACGCTGGCTGGGCCGGCCTGAGCCGGGGCCGCGTGATCTGACCACCGCCAGCCTGCGCAAGTACAAGCAGATGATTGATACCTGGGGTGGCTGGCCGTTGTTCCAGGAGCTGCTGCAAGCGACTGACCAGATAGCCGAGCGGCACGGCGTCAGCATTGCCAATATAGTCGTGCGCGCGGTCCTCGACCGGCCGGCCGTTGCCGGGGTCATCGTCGGCGCGCGATTGGGGGTGACCGAACACCGGGCGGAGAATGCGCGTGTGTTCAGCTTCCAGTTGGACGCAGCGGATTGGACGCGGCTGGATGCCGTCCATGCCCGGTCGCGCGACCTGTTTAAGCTGATAGGCGACTGTGGGGATGAGTACCGGCGGTAGCGAGTCCAAATTTTGGCGAGGGACGATGGCGCAGTAAGCAAATCGTGTGACGCTGTTTGACGACTGGGCGGCGCAGGATGATACGGCCGTCGCTGCCGGCGGCGATGATTTACCCTTCGCCGACTATGATAAGATGTTGGCCACGGCTGTCCGCACCGCCGGAGCACGGCCATCGCTGCGCGTCCTGGAACCAGGCATTGGCAGGGCAACCTGGCCGAGCGTTTTGTCACCGCCGGCTGCCAGGTCTGGGGGCTGGATTTCTACTATGCTGGTCCAGGCGCGGGCCAGGCTGCCCCAGGTCCACCTGGTCCAGTTGGAGGAAGCTAAACCCATCCTACAAGATGAGCAAAGTAAGATTCATTTTGAGTCAATGCGGCGTGAGCATTTCTAATTGTCGTTGACAGCAAAACTACACGTATCTCGAAAGCTCCCCTTGTTGGCTGACATATTCGGCGAAATAGGCTTTGGTCAGGGTGAAGACTTCGGCGGCATCCAGATTGATAAACAGGTGGGCCATCAGCCACATCTCTTTTGGGGGAATGTCTGGGCTGATAAATTGGAAGTAGCGAATGCCCTGGATGACCTGCGCCCCCAGTCGTCTGTACCAGTTGATTCGCCGCAGGGCGACTGCCGCCTCCTCGGCCCCATCTGGCATTTCAACTTCGATCAACATCACTTTTGCCGGCTGCTTCTGGAGCGCCTGCGCCAGGTAATCGTAGAAGATCGTGCCGTATCCCTGGTTGCGCAGCCCCGATTTGATGGCGATATACCAGAGAAAAGCCAGAGCCAACTCTGGCTCGAATTCGGTGAACGCCATGCCAACAACATTTGCGCTTTCAGCTTCTTTCGGACCGACCTCGACCGGAAACTGCTCCATCACCCACACGTGTTCGTGCGCCCGTTCGCTTTCGGTTAGGGCGGCAAACAGGTCAAGGAAATAGGAGACGGGAACTCGCTCTTCGTGGGGAAAGCAGCCGAGATACAGCTCTACCCAGGCGGGCCAGGCGGGATCGTCGCTGCTTGTGATTTCGCGGATGGTGAGATTGGTGGGAGGTTTCATGAGCTACTCATAGCGCCGCCTCACCTCCGCGATCGAGCCGGCGACAAGTTGTTCGAGCACCCCTTATCGAGGTCGGCTAGCTGCTTGAAGTACGGGCAAGACTTGCCCATCTTGTGCCTGCCAACCGTGGATAATAACGTTTTCTGACTATCGCTTTCGCAGTCCAGATACACGACCAGCTCGCGGCCACGAATGGCGAAGGCCGCCAGAGGAGCCTCCCCGGTACGCCCGCTCTCGTAGGCATACCGGTAGGAGCCATATCCAACGATGCTCGGCCCCCACATCTTTGGTGGTTGCCCGGTGATCTTTTTGAGCAGAACCATTAACTCCTGACAGTCCTTGCGCTGCTGCTCGTTGGGCCTTGAGGCGATATAGTCCTCAATGCTGGCGTCGGTGGGCTTCGACTTGTTCTCATTCTTCGTCATTGTTGAAACACTCCGTGATTGCCGGGTTCCCGGCCCGTAACGTCAATAATAGACATTATCCAAAATAAGAATTGCAGCGAATTTGGGTAGCGAATTCGCTGAATTTGTACAAGAATTGGCTGATTTTAATACTTAAATCCATGATTTTTCGTGTTTTTCGTATCGGGTTTTTATAACGGATAATGTCTAATGACCGTACGGCGCAGCGTCTGTAAAGCATACACTAAAAATGCTCGCGGGGCTTTGAGCGAATTCTTTTCTAGTTGAATTTGCAGGGCTGACAATGTTTCTTGTAATGCTTCGTCCTGCTCTTGGGGTTGCCTGGGTAGGGCGCGCCATTGTCGCCGCAGCCAGCTATCCAGCTCATACCAGGCGCGTTGGTAGACTGCGCCGTTGGGCTGGCGGCAGGTTTCGTGCAAGATAGCGGCGTACTGCTGCCAGATTTGGGTTTCTATGGCGTTTTTAGTCACCTCGTTGTCCGATACTTGCCAGATTTTTTCTGCGAATTGAGCGGCATCAACCAACTGCCAATCCTGTGCATGCACATACTGGGCGACCAGGAGTATGGCTTGGGTTTTGTCTAGTTGAGCTTGTTCCGCCATTACAAATCTTGTCCTCTTTCCAAGTGTCGGACACCTTAATGCAATATGTTGTTTTTCGACGCGATATGTTTTTCTCGCCTTTTGCGTCTGTATTTATAAGCCGGTGGCCACCTGGCAATTTTTACAGACAGTCGGGTTTTGCCCGACCCAGCAAAAGGAGAAACTCACATGTTGCGTATTCATTTGACACGCGTTCTGTTCGCCTGCCTGGTGGCCGCCATGCTCATTGGCCCAGCAACCCTTTCACTGTCCAAGAAGCAGGCTCCGCTGCCCATTGATCCCGGCATTGTCCTGCCTATGGGGGACTGTCCTAACCCTGGCGCCGGCACCTGTGTCTAACACTGTTTGATTGATATAAAGAGGCGGCTAATCTAGCAGGCCAGGGTTAGCCGCCTTTTTTTGCTCCTGAAGCTGCTGCCTAAAATCGGCAGTTAATTTTTTGGCCCAGGCGTCGTCGGAATACCTGGACAGGAGCGCTAACGCTTCGTCATAGAGGACGATGGCTCCATCTGTTTTACCCTGGCGGGCATACAATTCTGCGATGGTGCCTAAGGTGTTAGCCAGCATCAACTTGTCATCACATTGCCGCCACAATCGGGCGCTCTCTTCCAGATGCAGAGATGATTCGACCAAGCGGTTTTGCGCCAGGAAGGTGTTGCCCAGACATTGGGCGACAATGGCGCGGTGGTAAAAATAGCTGGACTGCTGTAAGTAGGGGGAATTAGCCCGATGGAAGGCCGCTTCTGCTTCGTCGTATCGTCCCTGCTCATACAAGGCGCCGCCATAACTCACTTCAATCAAGGATTTCTCATATTCGCTGACCTTTGTGGGAAGCAGGTCACCGCTTCTTCATAACAGGGCCAGACGTCTTCATATTTTTTGGCGGATTTCAAGGTCCCCATCAAATTGTTCAAAGACCGCAGTAGATCGGTGAACTGATTGACTTCGCGCCAGAGTGTAATGGCCTCACGCAGCAGCGTTTCAGCGAGATCGTATTGGCCGCGCCACCAGGCGACCATGCCCAGAGTGTTTAGAACGGTGGCATGGAATTTTGGGGGGGCGCTCGTGGCGCGGAAGCCTTCCAACGCCTGCTGCCCGTATTGTTCCGCCAGATCATATTGGCGGCTGAAGGCATAGTCCAGGCTTAAACTGGACCAGATATGATGGCGCAGATGCTCTGCGTGCAGATGCTCTGCGTGACTATGGCTCCCGTCTGCTTGTTTAAGGGCAGCTTCTGCTTGCAAATGGCTCTCAATGGCTGCCGGTAGTTGGCGGTTTGCACGGTATAGTTCGCCCAGTCGGTTAAGAAGTTCCGCTTTCAGAACCGGTTCGTCAGGTGGGCAGGTCGCGGCGGCATTTTGTAATAGTGGAATCCATTCATGCCAGTAGCCGCGCCGTTCAGCCAGATGGAAGGCTTGCAGGATGACAATGGCCGTTTCCCGCCGCGTTTGTGCCAGTTTTGAACCATAGACAACCGCCCGATACAAATTTTGCCGCCTGGCGTCCAACGCCGCTACAGCATCCTCTGTGCTGGAGCTGGTTTGCTCTTGCCAGTAGGCAATGCCGGCGGCTAAAGCGGCGGTAAACTGGGGGTTGATGGCGGTTTCGGGATTCATATTTTACCAGCCTGGTGGGCGGTGCGTGAAAAAAAAATTCACGCATCACGCTTCTTGTTCCTCATAGGGCCAGTTAATAATTTCTGTGTGTAGAAAAGTTTCTGTAAGACGGTGGATGCCGTAGCATTTTTCATGCAGCGACCCGCGCACTTCCAATAGGGAGCGGCTGCGCAGTTCCTGAATGGCGGGCCACAATTGGCTTTCGTTCAGACCGCTTAACACACATAGGTAGCCGGGGTCGCCCCCCGTTTCAGAAACCATGGGCATGGTCAGCAGCAGCCGACGGCCGTTTTCGCTGAGCGTGCGCCACATTTGCCAGTAGATGTGGCGATACATATCCTCGATATGCCCTGCGCCGCCTTGCGCCAATCCTCCCAGAATGGTGGACAGGGGCAGCACGTCCAGCAAACCCGCCACCAGTTTCAGCGCTAATGGATGTCCACCAGCAACGTTCCAGATGGCCTGATAATCGGCAGTAACGGCCGTTGCAAAGGCCACTACGCCCAATTCTTGCGCGTGGTGGTTGAGCAGGGTCACGCTGTCGTTAAATGACAGTTCG
Coding sequences:
- a CDS encoding aldo/keto reductase; the protein is MLPPKSSYPFAPDLPICRLLNGLWQVSGGHGHIGPADAITDMLHYHDAGFTTWDLADHYGPAEEFIGAFRRQLAARSGPQALEHVQAFTKWVPSPGPMTRQIVERAVDVSRRRMDTETLDLLQFHWWDYRDPRYLEALEHLAALRTTGKLRHLGLTNFDTRRLEIMKRQGLPIVANQVQYSLLDRRPAVAMVPFCQEQGIVLFTYGTLLGGLLSERWLGRPEPGPRDLTTASLRKYKQMIDTWGGWPLFQELLQATDQIAERHGVSIANIVVRAVLDRPAVAGVIVGARLGVTEHRAENARVFSFQLDAADWTRLDAVHARSRDLFKLIGDCGDEYRR
- a CDS encoding DUF1801 domain-containing protein, coding for MTKNENKSKPTDASIEDYIASRPNEQQRKDCQELMVLLKKITGQPPKMWGPSIVGYGSYRYAYESGRTGEAPLAAFAIRGRELVVYLDCESDSQKTLLSTVGRHKMGKSCPYFKQLADLDKGCSNNLSPARSRR
- a CDS encoding GNAT family N-acetyltransferase, which codes for MKPPTNLTIREITSSDDPAWPAWVELYLGCFPHEERVPVSYFLDLFAALTESERAHEHVWVMEQFPVEVGPKEAESANVVGMAFTEFEPELALAFLWYIAIKSGLRNQGYGTIFYDYLAQALQKQPAKVMLIEVEMPDGAEEAAVALRRINWYRRLGAQVIQGIRYFQFISPDIPPKEMWLMAHLFINLDAAEVFTLTKAYFAEYVSQQGELSRYV
- a CDS encoding tetratricopeptide repeat protein: MNPETAINPQFTAALAAGIAYWQEQTSSSTEDAVAALDARRQNLYRAVVYGSKLAQTRRETAIVILQAFHLAERRGYWHEWIPLLQNAAATCPPDEPVLKAELLNRLGELYRANRQLPAAIESHLQAEAALKQADGSHSHAEHLHAEHLRHHIWSSLSLDYAFSRQYDLAEQYGQQALEGFRATSAPPKFHATVLNTLGMVAWWRGQYDLAETLLREAITLWREVNQFTDLLRSLNNLMGTLKSAKKYEDVWPCYEEAVTCFPQRSANMRNP
- a CDS encoding tetratricopeptide repeat protein encodes the protein MIEVSYGGALYEQGRYDEAEAAFHRANSPYLQQSSYFYHRAIVAQCLGNTFLAQNRLVESSLHLEESARLWRQCDDKLMLANTLGTIAELYARQGKTDGAIVLYDEALALLSRYSDDAWAKKLTADFRQQLQEQKKAANPGLLD